In Sphingomonas sp. LT1P40, the following are encoded in one genomic region:
- the groES gene encoding co-chaperone GroES yields MNFRPLHDRVLVRRVEAEAKTAGGIIIPDTAQEKPQEGEVVSVGTGTRTEAGTITPLDVKAGDKILFGKWSGTEVKVNGEDLLIMKESDILGIVG; encoded by the coding sequence ATGAACTTTCGTCCGTTGCACGATCGCGTGCTGGTCCGCCGCGTCGAGGCCGAGGCCAAGACTGCCGGTGGCATCATCATCCCCGACACCGCCCAGGAAAAGCCACAGGAAGGCGAAGTCGTCTCCGTCGGCACCGGCACCCGTACCGAAGCCGGGACGATCACCCCGCTCGACGTTAAGGCCGGCGACAAGATTCTGTTCGGCAAATGGTCGGGCACCGAGGTCAAGGTCAACGGCGAAGACCTGCTCATCATGAAAGAAAGCGACATTCTCGGCATTGTTGGCTGA
- the sppA gene encoding signal peptide peptidase SppA → MRLVRGAWKLLVGIKDGLVLLLMLLFFGALFAVLSARPNPAAVKDGALVLNIDGMIVEQPSEADPFASLGGGEAVREYRMRDLVRALDAAKDDARVKVVVLDLDRFMGGYPAVVSEVAAAVGRVRAAKKPVLAYATAYTDSSYLLAANASEIWVHPIGGTLFSGPGGSRLYYKGLIDKLGVNTHVYKVGKFKSAVEPYLLTGQSPEAKAANEALYGAIFGQWQEAVVKARPKAKLGDTINRPDALIVASNGDIALANERAGLIDKRGDRLAFGKRVAEIAGVDAGKSAGSYKSIKLANWLEANPVAKTGDEIGVITVAGEIIDGKAGPGMAAGDTIADLLLKGLAEKKLKALVVRVDSPGGSVLASERIRQAILQAKAQKLPVVVSMGGLAASGGYWVSMPADVIFAEPNTITGSIGIFGIIPTFENTLAKIGVTSDGVKTTPLTGQPDIYAGTNAVTDRILQAGIEQGYRRFIGLVAASRKMTPQRVDEIGQGRVWDGGTARQLGLVDRFGNLDAAIAEAAKRAKLDPAKVHAVYLEKEPSWFETMVAGFFAGGGDEEEEAAPESGGDLYARIAADRRAVFGQALGDAKRLAMGSSMQARCLECGSFGPAAGTVRADARLIDLVLAKVGL, encoded by the coding sequence GTGAGACTGGTGCGCGGCGCATGGAAGCTGCTTGTGGGAATCAAGGACGGTCTCGTCCTGCTGCTGATGCTGCTGTTTTTCGGCGCGTTGTTCGCAGTGCTGTCCGCCCGCCCCAATCCGGCGGCGGTGAAGGACGGCGCGTTGGTGCTCAACATCGACGGCATGATCGTCGAGCAGCCTAGCGAGGCCGATCCGTTCGCGTCGCTGGGCGGCGGCGAGGCGGTGCGCGAATATCGCATGCGCGATCTGGTCCGCGCGCTCGACGCGGCCAAGGACGATGCGCGGGTGAAGGTCGTGGTGCTCGATCTCGACCGGTTCATGGGCGGTTATCCCGCGGTGGTGTCGGAAGTGGCGGCGGCGGTCGGCCGGGTGCGGGCGGCGAAAAAGCCGGTGCTGGCCTATGCCACGGCTTATACCGACAGCAGCTATTTGCTCGCAGCCAATGCCAGCGAGATCTGGGTCCATCCGATCGGCGGCACGTTGTTCAGCGGTCCCGGCGGATCGCGGCTTTATTACAAGGGGCTGATCGACAAGCTCGGCGTGAACACGCACGTCTATAAGGTCGGCAAGTTCAAGTCGGCGGTCGAGCCTTACCTGCTGACCGGGCAGTCGCCCGAGGCGAAGGCGGCGAACGAGGCGCTGTACGGCGCGATCTTCGGCCAGTGGCAGGAAGCCGTGGTCAAGGCGCGGCCCAAGGCGAAGCTGGGCGATACGATCAACCGGCCGGACGCGCTGATCGTCGCATCGAATGGTGATATCGCGCTGGCGAACGAGCGCGCGGGTCTGATCGACAAGCGCGGCGACCGGCTGGCATTCGGCAAGCGCGTGGCGGAGATTGCCGGCGTCGACGCGGGTAAATCTGCGGGCAGCTACAAGAGCATCAAGCTGGCCAACTGGCTGGAGGCCAATCCGGTGGCCAAGACCGGCGACGAGATCGGCGTGATCACGGTTGCGGGCGAGATCATCGACGGCAAGGCCGGGCCGGGCATGGCCGCAGGCGACACGATCGCCGACCTGTTGCTGAAGGGACTGGCCGAGAAAAAGCTGAAGGCGCTGGTCGTGCGCGTCGATTCGCCGGGTGGCTCGGTGCTGGCGTCGGAGCGCATCCGGCAGGCGATTCTGCAGGCAAAGGCGCAGAAGCTGCCAGTCGTGGTGTCGATGGGCGGTCTGGCGGCGAGCGGCGGATATTGGGTTTCGATGCCCGCCGACGTGATCTTTGCCGAGCCAAACACGATCACCGGATCGATCGGCATTTTCGGGATCATCCCGACGTTCGAGAACACGCTGGCCAAGATCGGTGTGACCAGCGACGGGGTGAAAACCACGCCGCTGACCGGACAGCCGGATATTTATGCCGGCACCAATGCGGTCACCGACCGCATTTTGCAGGCGGGGATCGAGCAAGGCTATCGCCGCTTTATCGGGCTGGTCGCGGCCTCGCGCAAGATGACGCCGCAGCGGGTCGATGAAATCGGTCAGGGCCGCGTGTGGGACGGTGGCACCGCGCGTCAGCTGGGACTGGTCGATCGTTTCGGCAATCTCGACGCGGCGATCGCGGAAGCGGCGAAGCGCGCCAAGCTCGATCCCGCCAAAGTACATGCGGTGTATCTGGAGAAGGAGCCGAGCTGGTTCGAGACGATGGTCGCGGGCTTCTTTGCCGGTGGCGGCGATGAGGAAGAGGAAGCGGCGCCCGAGAGCGGTGGCGACCTCTATGCCCGGATCGCGGCAGACCGGCGCGCGGTGTTCGGTCAGGCGCTGGGCGATGCGAAGCGGTTGGCGATGGGATCGTCGATGCAGGCACGTTGCCTGGAATGCGGATCGTTCGGTCCGGCGGCGGGGACGGTGCGGGCAGACGCACGGCTGATCGATCTGGTGCTGGCGAAGGTCGGCCTGTGA
- a CDS encoding trimeric intracellular cation channel family protein, whose amino-acid sequence MTAPAAITQLGPLLPLLDLSGIALFAATGALVAAGRAQTFVTAAFFALVTGIGGGTIRDLLIGAPVWWVHHPYVAALCLGVAGVIWVTPQRWWTNNTALDWFDALGLAAYAVFGAAKALSIGIPPVPAFVMGVVTACAGGIIRDVLAGEPSILMRPELYVTAAALSAGLYVALTFTPLPVFIAALIAAAAGFALRAAALVWKIKLPAYRGRR is encoded by the coding sequence ATGACCGCGCCCGCCGCCATTACCCAGCTCGGCCCGCTGCTGCCGCTGCTCGACCTGTCCGGCATCGCATTGTTCGCCGCAACCGGTGCGCTGGTCGCGGCGGGGCGCGCGCAGACCTTTGTCACCGCCGCATTCTTCGCGCTGGTCACCGGGATCGGCGGCGGCACGATCCGCGATCTGCTGATCGGCGCGCCGGTATGGTGGGTGCATCATCCCTATGTCGCCGCACTTTGTCTGGGGGTGGCAGGGGTGATCTGGGTGACGCCGCAACGCTGGTGGACCAACAACACCGCGCTCGACTGGTTCGACGCGCTCGGCCTTGCCGCCTATGCCGTGTTCGGCGCGGCCAAGGCATTGAGCATCGGCATCCCGCCGGTCCCCGCCTTCGTCATGGGCGTCGTTACGGCGTGCGCAGGCGGCATCATCCGCGACGTGCTGGCGGGCGAACCGTCGATTTTGATGCGTCCCGAACTCTACGTCACCGCCGCTGCGTTATCCGCCGGCCTCTATGTCGCACTGACCTTCACGCCCCTGCCCGTCTTCATCGCCGCGCTGATCGCCGCCGCAGCCGGCTTCGCCCTGCGTGCCGCCGCTTTGGTCTGGAAGATCAAGTTGCCTGCCTATCGCGGCCGACGTTAG
- a CDS encoding DUF2314 domain-containing protein, whose amino-acid sequence MFCALALLLCAAPSGQAQPRPDPIIDIAKGRADMATAIRKARAELPRFFKRFAAPDPSESYFLVKYDLVPGEIDEFIWAQVVTHTDGVTTARLVNNPRAPGYRRGQEVRIPDAAVIDWSYVKNERVEGAATTRALLNMVSPGEAAALRKSHGWD is encoded by the coding sequence ATGTTTTGTGCCCTCGCCCTCCTGCTCTGCGCGGCCCCCTCCGGTCAGGCGCAACCGCGCCCCGATCCCATCATCGACATCGCCAAGGGCCGCGCCGACATGGCGACGGCCATCCGCAAGGCGCGCGCCGAACTGCCCCGCTTCTTCAAGCGCTTCGCCGCGCCCGACCCTTCCGAAAGCTATTTCCTCGTCAAATACGACCTCGTCCCCGGCGAGATCGACGAATTCATCTGGGCGCAAGTGGTCACGCACACCGATGGCGTCACCACCGCCCGCCTCGTCAACAACCCGCGCGCGCCCGGCTACCGGCGCGGACAGGAAGTGCGCATCCCCGACGCCGCAGTCATCGACTGGAGCTATGTGAAGAACGAGCGCGTCGAGGGCGCGGCCACCACCCGCGCGTTGCTGAACATGGTCAGTCCGGGCGAAGCGGCCGCGCTGCGCAAGTCGCACGGCTGGGACTGA
- the groL gene encoding chaperonin GroEL (60 kDa chaperone family; promotes refolding of misfolded polypeptides especially under stressful conditions; forms two stacked rings of heptamers to form a barrel-shaped 14mer; ends can be capped by GroES; misfolded proteins enter the barrel where they are refolded when GroES binds) encodes MAAKDVKFSRDARERILRGVDILADAVKVTLGPKGRNVVIDKSFGAPRITKDGVTVAKEIELKDKFENMGAQMVREVASKTNDIAGDGTTTATVLAQAIVREGMKSVAAGMNPMDLKRGIDLAVIKVVEDIKSRSKPVSGSAEIAQVGIISANGDTVVGEKIAEAMEKVGKEGVITVEEAKGLDFELDVVEGMQFDRGYLSPYFITNPEKMSVELNDPYILIHEKKLSNLQAMLPILEAVVQSGRPLLIIAEDIEGEALATLVVNKLRGGLKVAAVKAPGFGDRRKAMLEDIAVLTKGEVISEDLGIKLETVTLGMLGTAKRVTIDKDNTVIVDGAGDHDAIKGRTDAIRQQIEVTTSDYDKEKLQERLAKLAGGVAVIKVGGASEVEVKERKDRVDDALHATRAAVEEGIVPGGGTALLYATKALDGLKGVNDDQTRGIDIIRKSLTALVRQIAANAGHDGAVVSGKLLDQSDTSYGFNASTDVYENLVTAGVIDPTKVVRTALQNAASVAGLLITTEAAVSELPDDKPAMPMGGGGMGGMGGMDF; translated from the coding sequence ATGGCAGCCAAGGACGTAAAATTCAGCCGCGACGCGCGTGAACGCATTCTGCGCGGCGTCGACATCCTCGCCGACGCGGTCAAGGTCACGCTGGGGCCAAAGGGCCGCAACGTCGTCATCGACAAGAGCTTCGGTGCCCCCCGCATCACCAAGGACGGCGTTACTGTCGCCAAGGAAATCGAGCTGAAGGACAAGTTCGAGAACATGGGCGCACAAATGGTGCGCGAAGTGGCCTCGAAGACCAACGACATCGCCGGCGACGGCACCACCACCGCGACCGTCCTCGCTCAGGCGATCGTGCGTGAGGGCATGAAGTCGGTTGCGGCCGGCATGAACCCGATGGACCTGAAGCGCGGCATCGATCTCGCCGTCATCAAGGTTGTCGAGGACATCAAGTCGCGCTCGAAGCCCGTTTCGGGTTCGGCCGAAATCGCTCAGGTCGGCATCATCTCGGCCAACGGCGACACCGTCGTCGGTGAGAAGATCGCCGAAGCGATGGAGAAGGTCGGCAAGGAAGGCGTCATCACCGTCGAGGAGGCCAAGGGTCTCGATTTCGAGCTCGACGTGGTCGAGGGCATGCAGTTCGACCGCGGCTACCTGTCGCCTTACTTCATCACCAACCCTGAGAAGATGTCGGTCGAACTGAACGATCCGTACATCCTGATCCATGAGAAGAAGCTGTCGAACCTGCAGGCGATGCTCCCGATTCTGGAAGCCGTTGTTCAGTCGGGCCGTCCGCTGCTCATCATCGCCGAGGATATCGAGGGTGAGGCACTGGCCACGCTCGTCGTCAACAAGCTGCGCGGCGGCCTCAAGGTCGCAGCGGTCAAGGCACCGGGCTTCGGCGATCGTCGCAAGGCGATGCTGGAAGACATCGCCGTCCTGACCAAGGGCGAAGTGATTTCGGAAGACCTGGGCATCAAGCTCGAGACGGTTACCCTGGGCATGCTCGGCACCGCCAAGCGCGTCACCATCGACAAGGACAACACCGTCATTGTCGACGGCGCGGGCGATCACGATGCGATCAAGGGCCGCACCGATGCGATCCGCCAGCAGATCGAAGTCACCACCAGCGACTATGACAAGGAGAAGCTCCAGGAGCGTCTTGCCAAGCTCGCCGGCGGCGTTGCGGTCATCAAGGTCGGCGGCGCTTCGGAAGTCGAAGTGAAAGAGCGCAAGGACCGCGTCGACGACGCGCTGCACGCAACCCGCGCAGCCGTTGAAGAAGGCATCGTCCCCGGCGGCGGTACGGCTCTGCTGTACGCAACCAAGGCGCTCGATGGGCTGAAGGGCGTCAATGACGACCAGACGCGCGGCATCGACATCATCCGCAAGTCGCTGACGGCGCTGGTTCGCCAGATCGCGGCGAATGCGGGCCATGATGGCGCGGTCGTGTCGGGCAAGCTGCTCGACCAGTCGGACACGTCCTATGGCTTCAACGCCTCGACCGACGTTTACGAGAACCTCGTCACCGCCGGCGTGATCGACCCGACCAAGGTCGTTCGCACCGCGCTCCAGAACGCAGCCTCGGTTGCCGGTCTGCTCATCACCACCGAAGCGGCGGTGAGCGAGCTTCCCGACGACAAGCCCGCCATGCCCATGGGCGGCGGCGGCATGGGCGGCATGGGCGGGATGGACTTTTAA
- a CDS encoding GNAT family N-acetyltransferase yields the protein MILLRAAEPGDASAIAAIYAPYVLTGTVSFEFDPPDARQMRGRMESSDGLYPWIVATNGEGRGVLGYAYATSFRERAAYRYVVETSVYVAGAVQGQGVGRLLYEALIDTLRAQGFTQAIGVISLPNEHSIRSHETIGFRRAGQLREIGFKEGRWIDIGIWQCELNDSVTPPVEPKPFSEVGVVRA from the coding sequence GTGATCCTGTTGCGAGCGGCGGAGCCGGGTGACGCGAGTGCGATTGCTGCGATCTATGCGCCCTATGTGCTGACCGGCACGGTATCGTTCGAGTTCGACCCACCGGACGCGCGGCAAATGCGCGGACGGATGGAGTCATCCGATGGACTATATCCGTGGATCGTCGCCACCAATGGCGAGGGCAGGGGCGTGCTCGGCTATGCCTATGCAACCAGCTTTCGTGAACGCGCGGCATATCGCTATGTCGTCGAGACATCGGTCTATGTCGCGGGCGCGGTGCAGGGGCAGGGCGTCGGGCGGCTGCTGTACGAAGCGCTGATCGACACGTTGCGGGCACAGGGGTTCACCCAGGCGATCGGCGTGATCTCGCTGCCCAACGAGCATTCGATCCGGTCGCACGAGACGATCGGCTTTCGCCGCGCGGGGCAGTTGCGTGAGATCGGGTTTAAGGAAGGGCGCTGGATCGATATCGGCATCTGGCAGTGCGAGCTTAACGACAGCGTGACCCCGCCGGTAGAGCCGAAGCCGTTCAGCGAAGTGGGCGTTGTGCGGGCCTAA
- a CDS encoding ShlB/FhaC/HecB family hemolysin secretion/activation protein, whose product MMLVSLMALAAVADPQDGTRLIDRNRIDRPKTAPKIAPMAPRERARIAASGTGRPIKGVRFRGVDAPGPVAKAAEDFLGRAMTAETLAELAGTLSRAYEKSDVALYTVAIPEQDFADDVVVVLLTEGRVAKLNIAGEARRHRQLRGRAAPLTQEAPLSRVTFERQFTLMRALPGLTLDTAFADPDGTGALILTLTPKQRRSKFTLGFSNRGVDLTGDGQFDALAEFYGLAVDGDQLSFAASAASDFKRYRYGALGYQAPVGTSGLTASVNAAYLETRPKGIPLKGTAKLAGATLSYPLIRGFRRNADISLGLDGIDSDNAVLGNLIATERTRALRAAAGISDSREKRAWSLSVAASQGLDFAGARVIEPFAEKGFRKISGAASAAQMLGKRVTLRLNLSGQYSGDRLPAAERFAVGGEALGRAFDTAFLTADKGAGALGEVAVRPIKGGGFSASELYAFADRAWIGIAARGLDPAIDLSMASAGAGARVRFKEKGELGIEAAKAIDDPYPGYDEDWRVSVMWKLSL is encoded by the coding sequence ATGATGCTGGTAAGCCTGATGGCGCTGGCTGCGGTTGCGGACCCGCAGGACGGCACGCGATTGATCGACCGCAACCGGATCGACCGACCGAAGACCGCACCGAAAATCGCCCCAATGGCCCCGCGCGAGCGCGCGCGGATTGCCGCCAGCGGCACTGGCCGACCGATCAAGGGCGTGCGCTTTCGCGGCGTCGATGCGCCGGGCCCGGTGGCGAAGGCGGCCGAAGATTTTCTGGGGCGTGCGATGACGGCGGAAACGCTGGCCGAGCTCGCCGGGACGCTGTCGCGGGCGTATGAGAAGAGCGATGTCGCGCTCTATACCGTCGCCATTCCCGAACAGGATTTCGCTGACGACGTGGTCGTCGTTCTGCTGACCGAAGGGCGGGTCGCAAAGCTGAATATCGCGGGGGAGGCACGGCGGCACCGGCAATTGCGCGGGCGCGCCGCACCGCTGACGCAGGAGGCGCCGCTGAGCCGCGTGACGTTCGAGCGGCAGTTCACGCTGATGCGCGCGCTCCCCGGCCTGACGCTTGACACGGCGTTTGCCGACCCCGACGGGACCGGCGCGTTGATACTGACGCTGACGCCGAAGCAACGGCGGAGCAAATTCACGTTGGGCTTCAGCAATCGCGGCGTCGACCTGACCGGGGACGGGCAGTTCGATGCGCTCGCGGAATTCTATGGCTTGGCGGTGGATGGCGACCAGCTGAGTTTCGCCGCATCGGCGGCAAGCGATTTCAAACGCTATCGCTATGGCGCGCTGGGCTACCAGGCACCGGTTGGCACGAGCGGTCTGACCGCAAGTGTGAACGCGGCGTATCTGGAGACGCGGCCAAAGGGCATTCCACTTAAGGGTACTGCCAAGCTGGCGGGGGCGACGCTGAGCTATCCGCTGATCCGCGGGTTTCGCCGCAATGCAGATATCAGTCTGGGCCTGGACGGCATCGACAGCGACAATGCGGTGCTGGGCAATCTGATTGCGACCGAGCGGACGCGCGCGTTGCGCGCAGCGGCGGGGATTTCGGATAGCCGGGAAAAGCGGGCATGGTCGCTGAGCGTGGCGGCGTCGCAGGGGCTGGACTTCGCGGGCGCGCGGGTGATCGAGCCGTTCGCCGAGAAGGGTTTCCGCAAGATCAGCGGTGCCGCGAGCGCGGCGCAGATGCTGGGCAAGCGGGTCACGCTGCGACTGAACCTGTCCGGCCAGTATAGCGGCGACCGGCTGCCCGCCGCCGAACGTTTCGCCGTGGGCGGCGAAGCGCTGGGCCGCGCGTTCGACACCGCATTCCTGACCGCCGACAAGGGTGCTGGCGCGCTCGGCGAAGTGGCGGTCCGCCCGATCAAGGGCGGCGGGTTTTCGGCGAGCGAACTCTATGCCTTTGCCGACCGCGCCTGGATCGGCATCGCGGCACGAGGACTGGACCCGGCGATCGACCTGTCGATGGCGTCGGCGGGGGCGGGTGCGCGGGTGCGGTTCAAGGAAAAGGGCGAACTTGGCATCGAGGCGGCGAAGGCGATCGATGATCCCTATCCCGGCTATGACGAGGACTGGCGCGTATCGGTGATGTGGAAGCTCTCACTCTGA
- a CDS encoding aldo/keto reductase: MTYQPAADRYNGAMPYRRCGRSGIVLPAISLGLWQNFGGVDVFETGRAMLLRAFDRGVTHFDLANNYGPPYGSAEETLGRVLASDLRPHRDELIVSTKAGWDMWPGPYGDGGSRKYLIASLDQSLKRMGLDYVDIFYSHRMDPDTPIEETMGALVQLHRQGKALYVGISSYTPEATRRAAEILAGAGVPLLIHQPDYSLFSRWIEDGLLDALGDAGAGCIAFSPLAQGLLTARYLDGVPADARAAKGGSLSVGRLTDDVVARIRGLNSIAEARGQTLAQMAIAWVLRDPRMTSALIGARTVAQLDNSLDAVKRLDFAAEELAAIDGFAVAPGERI, encoded by the coding sequence ATGACCTATCAGCCCGCCGCCGATCGCTATAACGGCGCGATGCCCTATCGCCGGTGCGGGCGCAGCGGGATCGTGCTGCCCGCCATATCGCTGGGGCTGTGGCAGAATTTCGGTGGGGTGGATGTATTCGAGACCGGGCGGGCAATGCTGTTGCGGGCATTCGATCGCGGCGTGACGCATTTCGATTTGGCCAATAATTACGGGCCGCCCTACGGATCGGCGGAGGAGACGCTCGGCCGGGTGCTGGCGAGCGACCTGCGCCCGCACCGCGACGAGCTGATCGTCTCGACCAAGGCGGGGTGGGACATGTGGCCCGGCCCTTACGGCGATGGCGGCAGTCGCAAATATCTGATCGCCAGCCTCGACCAGTCGCTGAAGCGGATGGGACTGGATTATGTCGACATCTTCTATTCGCACCGCATGGACCCCGACACGCCGATTGAAGAAACGATGGGCGCGCTGGTTCAGCTGCACCGGCAGGGCAAGGCGCTCTATGTCGGCATTTCGAGCTACACGCCCGAGGCGACGCGGCGCGCGGCCGAGATATTGGCGGGCGCGGGCGTGCCGCTGTTGATCCATCAGCCAGATTATTCGCTGTTCAGCCGCTGGATCGAGGACGGCTTGCTCGACGCGCTGGGCGATGCCGGGGCGGGTTGTATCGCGTTCTCGCCGCTGGCGCAGGGGTTGTTGACCGCGCGCTATCTGGACGGGGTGCCGGCGGACGCGCGTGCGGCAAAGGGTGGGTCGCTGAGTGTCGGGCGGCTGACCGACGATGTGGTGGCGCGCATCCGCGGGCTGAATTCGATCGCCGAGGCGCGCGGGCAGACGCTGGCGCAGATGGCGATCGCCTGGGTGTTGCGCGACCCGCGTATGACCTCCGCACTGATTGGCGCGCGTACGGTGGCGCAGCTCGACAATTCGCTCGACGCGGTAAAGCGGCTGGACTTTGCGGCGGAGGAACTCGCGGCGATCGACGGGTTCGCGGTGGCACCGGGCGAGCGAATCTAG